One window of the Vicia villosa cultivar HV-30 ecotype Madison, WI unplaced genomic scaffold, Vvil1.0 ctg.000892F_1_1, whole genome shotgun sequence genome contains the following:
- the LOC131631974 gene encoding uncharacterized protein LOC131631974, with product MRKGKEVGEKEHRSNTEKEVGYKEDAAHEPRNASPELVESEDNDSDHGLEEQAANLVDKEDDAEQPGKEDDASQPEKESQEKHGDTAEMNDSDWGQPSFSLGFSTPISLEESRKSPSDVATYTLMENIPQNEQIPLPKRISALSQYFRSPYVMQMKKAKLSEEDTQLVNYAWTLAEANGGAMEVLFQDKCKMLDNLNRGSLFCLKKDCKLEGDVIGNYFSFLNKKEMMKGKMKRLIFPVTYEFEHGVKITRRKKDHREAHVVAEYAEDLIRQLKYMDFNDIDVENPEYWFFPVYLKSHYAAYVIDFKEQRFGFLNSCERFTFRKEDEWDNWGKWKVRYGMELINAKRNEPIDFSQWSWEDVNLPLQHDRKSCGLFVLTYIEKWDSKQAAIWDFF from the exons atgagaaaaggaaaagaagttggAGAAAAGGAGCATCGTTCTAATACGGAAAAAGAAGTTGGATATAAAGAGGATGCTGCACATGAGCCTAGAAATGCAAGTCCTGAATTGGTTGAGAGTGAAGACAATGATTCGGATCATGGGCTTGAAGAACAAGCTGCAAATTTAGTTGATAAAGAGGATGATGCAGAACAGCCCGGAAAAGAAGATGATGCAAGTCAGCCTGAAAAAGAAAGTCAAGAGAAGCATGGTGATACAGCTGAGATGAATGATTCTGATTGGGGTCAGCCTTCTTTTAGTCTAGGATTCAGTACTCCTATATCATTGGAAGAAAGTAGAAAGTCACCATCTGATGTGGCAACATACACACTTATGGAGAACATACCACAAAATGAACAGATTCCGCTTCCAAAAAGGATCTCAGCATTGTCACAATACTTTAGATCCCCATATGTAATGCAAATGAAGAAGGCAAAATTGAGTGAGGAAGACACACAATTGGTCAACTATGCATGGACATTGGCAGAAGCAAATGGAGGAGCTAT GGAGGTATTGTTCCAAGACAAATGCAAGATGTTAGACAACCTTAACAGGGGATCCTTATTTTGTCTCAAGAAGGATTGTAAGTTAGAGGGGGATGTCATTGGAAACTATTttagtttcttgaataaaaaagaGATGATGAAAGGAAAGATGAAAAGGTTGATATTCCCGGTTACATATGAA TTTGAGCATGGCGTCAAGATCACTAGACGCAAAAAGGATCATAGAGAAGCCCATGTAGTGGCCGAGTATGCAGAAGATTTAATAAGACAGCTCAAATACATGGATTTTAATGATATAGACGTGGAAAATCCTGAATAT TGGTTTTTCCCAGTTTATTTGAAGAGTCACTATGCTGCATATGTGATTGATTTCAAAGAACAGAGGTTCGGATTTCTGAATAGTTGTGAAAGGTTCACATTTCGAAAAGAAGATGAATGGGACAATTGGGGGAAGTGGAAAGTGAGATATGGGATGGAGTTGATAAATGCTAAGAGAAATGAACCTATAGACTTTAGTCAATGGAGTTGGGAGGATGTGAATTTGCCTTTACAACATGATAGGAAATCATGCGGGCTATTTGTTCTGACATATATTGAGAAATGGGATAGCAAGCAAGCTGCAATTTGGGATTTTTTTTAA
- the LOC131631975 gene encoding uncharacterized protein LOC131631975, producing MRTRSAARIVNNDHSDDFVTIIEEDVNDRTAAVGTEEAEDGFADMRNKKGKRTSSNILHRNMRTRSAARIDNNDHTAAVGTEEEDLNDHTGAVGTEEEEDGSADMRNKKGKKTSSRILHRCFPKKLTELVLLLNEGKKDPRKKEDCIKKEKYITECGFGGLLKLNITIIPGVFVSWILDNFDEHRGMIVNENARITVGEEDVKRVYDLPRGKKIIDLEKVDKSSKEKVKKFKEQLGYIGETYDSMIHIHTNVLYEKLMNFEITKNKAWAKGFILLAIGTILCPTTSYLISLNYATVLSEVKKVSSYNWCQHLIQHANGGIKKDACSGKADFHFLLVHFLDMVQTTKQKEIVEKAPSCGNWEDGNVSMELKKIKKKGGFNKVIILDKQDCDIPESSMAAKDMGDEVMHDKIAETAKRSREKVIQRKGKKRKTQNVDNEMMEAHLAPQDYALEEY from the exons ATGAGAACAAGATCTGCGGCACGAATTGTTAACAATGACCATTCTGATGATTTTGTTACAATCATAGAGGAAGACGTAAATGATCGTACTGCTGCAGTTGGGACTGAAGAGGCAGAGGATGGATTTGCTGACATGAGAAATAAGAAAGGCAAAAGAACTTCATCAAATATATTGCATAGAA ATATGAGAACAAGATCTGCGGCACGAATTGACAACAATGACCATACTGCTGCAGTTGGGACAGAAGAGGAAGACTTGAATGATCATACTGGTGCAGTTgggacagaagaggaagaggatggAAGTGCTGACATGAGAAATAAGAAAGGCAAAAAAACATCATCAAGAATATTGCATAGGTGTTTCCCTAAGAAGCTGACAGAATTAGTTTTGTTGTTGAACGAGGGAAAGAAAGATCCTAGGAAGAAAGAAGACTGTATTAAGAAAGAGAAGTATATTACGGAATGTGGATTTGGTGGATTGTTAAAACTGAACATCACCATTATCCCGGGGGTATTTGTAAGTTGGATTTTAGATAACTTTGACGAACATAGGGGAATGATTGTCAATGAAAATGCAAGAATTACAGTTGGAGAAGAAGATGTGAAGAGGGTATATGATTTGCCAAGGGGTAAGAAGATAATTGATTTGGAAAAGGTTGACAAATCAAGTAAAGAAAAGGTGAAGAAATTTAAGGAGCAGCTCGGGTACATAGGGGAGACTTATGATAGTATGATCCACATACATACCAATGTTTTGTATGaaaaattgatgaattttgaaatcaCAAAGAACAAAGCTTGGGCAAAAGGTTTTATATTATTGGCTATCGGAACCATTCTTTGCCCTACTACTTCATACTTGATTAGTTTGAACTATGCTACAGTGTTGAGCGAAGTAAAGAAAGTTAGTAGCTACAACTGGTGTCAACACTTAATTCAACATGCCAACGGAGGGATTAAGAAAGATGCATGTTCTGGGAAAGCAGACTTCCACTTTCTTCTA GTACATTTTTTAGATATGGTGCAAACAACCAAACAAAAGGAAATAGTTGAAAAAGCACCAAGTTGTGGAAATTGGGAGGATGGCAATGTGAGCATGGAgttgaagaaaataaagaagaagGGAGGTTTCAACAAGGTGATCATTCTTGATAAACAAGATTGTGATATTCCAGAAAGTAGTATGGCAGCAAAAGACATGGGTGATGAAGTGATGCATGACAAAATTGCTGAGACTGCAAAACGTAGTAGAGAGAAAGTGAtccaaagaaaagggaaaaagcgaAAGACACAAAATGTGGATAATGAAATGATGGAGGCTCATTTGGCTCCACAAGACTACGCATTAGAAGAG TATTGA
- the LOC131631973 gene encoding protein FAR1-RELATED SEQUENCE 5-like, giving the protein MDEISSSTNVTQDVGSISDENNESWQHFVFHELSSIKDFYAKYAHEKGFSVRRNLHSFYDSRNKKTDIVQYIRYVCNKHGFKHGSRADPKNKTNSDTPVLIEYHKEKELPEERTGCPASISLKYDSNVKGYHIYKWNVTHNHPLHKPEHSHYLRSAREISEPQKQLAIINSKSGMSVRSSFQVMRQIAGGSKNLGYCFQDLKNFLTTVRQKEMVIGDATIIQEYLRNEALRNPSFYYDIQVDSEENIASIFWSDAIMQQDYELFGDLISFDTTYRTNTEYRPLAPFLGFDNHRKSVLFGCALLYDETSASFDWLFTTFLKCMKNKKPITIYTDQASALMKSVPNIFPDVFHGLCSWHMGENAKSNLGSRCNGAFLDELHHLVSNVDDEAEFDFNWNKMLQNCFGGKATSEFTWLVQIHRNRTQWSSAWVKSHFTAGLKTTQLSESFNAFLRHFLQPDHSLVQFFIHFNVMVEKMRDNHADCDFKAANTRPRNNYPNSQLMRSVVAKYTPASFAFIHKQYDLSFKYYYEEDMSRSSISNRVFKVFTIQLVRDADEMDFDNDAAANVYMSVEEVPENLLPNDQDPLRLDERVVTVDIGNKIFTCTCRMFENRGFLCRHVFKILDFLGSSVQYQSLKSIPDHYILKRWTKGIRPSLDALKPISIGGIQDTTFAQRYQQASGVMLQIITRVCMDPDACQFFLNAAIECGKQAEELIVAKGVSGQPSSSRSASCKDTSVAEPLVVDSSVKKFKKRPNPIRAKKRLKSDYELARERQRFIAQRKKQKKEEDAAKLALTINNVD; this is encoded by the exons ATGGATGAGATATCGTCTTCCACAAATGTCACTCAAGATGTTGGTTCAATCTCCGATGAAAATAATGAATCGTGGCAACATTTTGTCTTCCACGAGCTTTCATCAATCAAGGATTTCTATGCTAAATACGCTCATGAAAAGGGATTTAGCGTGAGAAGAAATTTGCATTCCTTCTATGATTCTCGTAACAAAAAAACGGACATTGTGCAATATATCCGTTATGTTTGTAACAAGCATGGTTTCAAGCACGGAAGTCGGGCGGATCCTAAGAACAAGACAAACTCGGATACTCCTGTTCTCATTGAATATCATAAAGAGAAAGAACTTCCCGAGGAAAGGACTGGTTGCCCAGCTAGTATTTCGTTGAAGTATGATTCCAATGTTAAAGGTTATCACATATACAAATGGAATGTTACTCATAACCACCCTCTCCATAAACCCGAGCATTCGCATTACTTGAGATCGGCTCGAGAGATTAGTGAGCCTCAAAAACAACTTGCTATAATAAATTCAAAATCAGGCATGTCTGTAAGATCCTCCTTTCAAGTTATGCGTCAAATAGCTGGTGGTTCAAAGAACCTTGGGTATTGCTTCCAAGATTTAAAGAACTTTCTCACCACTGTTCGACAAAAGGAAATGGTCATTGGTGATGCCACTATTATCCAAGAATATCTTAGAAACGAAGCTTTGAGGAACCCGTCATTTTATTATGATAtccaagtagattctgaagagaaCATAGCTAGTATTTTCTGGTCAGATGCAATCATGCAGCAAGACTATGAATTATTTGGTGATCTCATCAGTTTCGACACTACTTATCGAACAAATACGGAGTATCGCCCATTAG CTCCGTTCCTTGGATTTGACAACCACCGTAAGAGTGTATTATTTGGTTGTGCCCTGCTATACGATGAGACTTCAGCAAGTTTTGATTGGTTGTTTACCACTTTCCTGAAGTGCATGAAAAATAAGAAACCCATTACAATTTATACAGACCAAGCTTCTGCTTTGATGAAGTCAGTTCCAAACATCTTCCCCGATGTCTTCCATGGCTTGTGTTCTTGGCACATGGGGGAGAATGCAAAGTCCAACTTAGGCTCTCGTtgcaatggtgcatttcttgacgaACTACATCACTTGGTTTCGAATGTTGATGATGAGGCAGAGTTTGACTTCAATTGGAATAAGATGCTTCAAAATTGTTTTGGTGGTAAAGCCACTTCTGAATTTACTTGGCTTGTCCAGATTCATCGTAATCGTACTCAATGGTCTTCTGCTTGGGTGAAATCACACTTCACTGCCGGTTTGAAGACCACACAGTTAAGCGAGTCGTTCAATGCCTTTCTTCGCCACTTTCTTCAGCCAGACCACTCACTTGTGcaattctttatccatttcaatGTTATGGTTGAGAAAATGCGAGATAATCATGCTGATTGTGATTTCAAGGCTGCTAATACTAGGCCAAGAAACAATTATCCCAACAGCCAACTCATGAGGTCCGTTGTCGCCAAGTATACTCCAGCAtcgtttgcattcattcacaagCAATATGATCTTTCTTTCAAATATTATTATGAGGAGGACATGTCAAGAAGTTCAATTTCTAATAGAGTTTTCAAAGTGTTCACAATTCAACTTGTTCGTGATGCCGATGAGATGGATTTTGATAATGATGCCGCTGCGAATGTTTATATGTCGGTCGAAGAAGTTCCAGAAAACCTTCTTCCTAATGATCAAGATCCTTTGCGACTTGATGAGAGGGTTGTTACGGTAGATATTGGGAACAAGATTTTTACTTGTACCTGTCGGATGTTCGAGAACCGGGGATTCTTATGTCGCCATGTTTTCAAGATATTAGACTTCTTAGGGAGTTCTGTCCAATACCAGTCCTTGAAGTCCATACCTGACCACTACATATTGAAGCGTTGGACTAAAGGAATTCGTCCATCCCTTGATGCTTTAAAACCCATCAGTATTGGAGGTATTCAAGATACTACTTTTGCACAAAGATATCAACAAGCTTCTGGTGTTATGCTTCAGATTATAACCCGTGTTTGCATGGACCCTGATGCGTGCCAATTTTTTCTTAATGCTGCAATTGAATGTGGGAAGCAAGCGGAAGAGTTGATTGTTGCTAAAGGTGTTTCCGGTCAACCTTCATCTTCCAGGTCTGCATCTTGCAAAGATACTAGTGTTGCTGAACCTCTTGTAGTTGATTCTAGTGTAAAAAAGTTCAAAAAGAGACCCAATCCAATCAGGGCTAAGAAACGGCTCAAAAGTGATTATGAGTTAGCTAGGGAGAGACAAAGATTCATCGCACAGcggaagaaacaaaagaaagaagaagatgcTGCAAAATTAGCTTTAACAATCAACAATGTTGATtga